A window from Candidatus Eisenbacteria bacterium encodes these proteins:
- the fusA gene encoding elongation factor G, whose translation MQQQDALSLIRNIGIIAHIDAGKTTTTERILFYTGVTHQIGDVDDGTTQTDWMEQERERGITITSAAITCSWRDHQINIIDTPGHVDFTAEVERSLRVLDGAVAVLDARGGVEPQSEVVWRQADRYRVPRIVFVNKMDRAGADFEAVLKDIREKLGAVPVALNFPVGAEDLFDGVVDVLSGDLIRWKSEDGGAGFDRLPCPESEKGRLEYYRGQLFETLATEDERLLERVLDGAELSSAEVIPVLRAATIRQRLVPVLAGAALRNKGIQPVLDAIVDLLPSPREVLPARGTVPGDGRVEDRSADPAGPLCALVFKTATERDRGRLSYLRVYSGRLAEGQEVWNGARGEGERVARLFRMYAAKRQRLDEASAGDIVAATGLKLTSTGETLTDRGHPLVLEAMDFPEPVVSAALEAREAGDEEKIAHALAKLAGDDPTFRVRFDENTGQRLISGMGELHLEILEERLNSEFNLKVRLGRPQVTYRETIRRSVQSEGLFDRATGGREHYGRVVLSIVPRPRGTGLRFFWALPDERIPEIYQRAIERAVTDAAESGIQWGYPITDVQVELMDGSSHEAYSSELAFRSATLSAFRDGCRRGEPILLEPIMQLEILVPKEFVGNVVNLIAARGGRLLGTQLRGDVHILTAEAPLSRMFGYATDLRSSSQGRATHSMLFSRFDAVEAPESFMA comes from the coding sequence ATGCAGCAACAGGACGCACTATCTCTGATCCGCAACATCGGCATCATCGCCCACATCGACGCGGGCAAGACGACGACGACCGAGCGGATCCTCTTCTACACCGGAGTCACGCACCAGATCGGCGACGTCGACGACGGGACGACGCAGACCGACTGGATGGAGCAGGAGCGGGAGCGCGGCATCACGATCACGAGCGCCGCCATCACCTGCTCGTGGCGCGATCACCAGATCAACATCATCGACACGCCCGGCCACGTCGACTTCACAGCGGAGGTCGAGCGTTCCCTGCGCGTCCTCGACGGAGCTGTGGCCGTCCTCGACGCCCGCGGCGGGGTCGAGCCGCAGTCGGAAGTCGTCTGGCGGCAGGCGGACCGCTACCGCGTTCCGAGGATCGTCTTCGTCAACAAGATGGACCGTGCCGGGGCGGACTTCGAGGCGGTTCTGAAGGACATCCGCGAGAAGCTCGGGGCGGTTCCGGTGGCGCTCAACTTTCCCGTGGGGGCGGAGGATCTCTTCGATGGGGTCGTCGATGTCCTGAGCGGAGACCTGATCCGATGGAAGTCCGAGGATGGCGGGGCGGGATTCGACCGCCTGCCGTGCCCCGAGTCGGAGAAGGGGCGGCTCGAGTACTACAGAGGACAGCTCTTCGAGACTCTCGCCACCGAGGACGAGCGGCTTCTCGAGCGCGTCCTCGACGGCGCGGAGCTCTCGAGCGCGGAAGTGATACCCGTCCTGCGCGCGGCGACGATCCGCCAGCGCCTGGTCCCCGTCCTCGCAGGGGCGGCCCTTAGAAACAAGGGGATCCAGCCCGTGCTCGACGCGATCGTCGACCTTCTCCCTTCCCCGAGAGAGGTTCTCCCCGCCCGCGGCACGGTCCCGGGGGACGGCCGAGTGGAGGACCGCTCCGCCGATCCGGCCGGGCCGCTCTGCGCCCTCGTCTTCAAGACGGCGACGGAGCGGGATCGGGGGCGGCTCTCCTACCTGCGTGTCTATTCGGGACGGCTCGCGGAGGGGCAGGAAGTCTGGAACGGGGCGCGCGGCGAGGGGGAGCGCGTCGCCCGCCTCTTCAGGATGTACGCCGCCAAGCGGCAGAGGCTCGATGAGGCCTCGGCCGGGGACATCGTCGCGGCGACGGGATTGAAGCTGACCTCGACGGGCGAGACGTTGACCGACCGCGGGCATCCCCTCGTCCTCGAGGCGATGGACTTCCCGGAACCGGTCGTCTCGGCTGCGCTGGAGGCCCGCGAAGCCGGCGACGAGGAGAAGATCGCCCACGCCCTCGCCAAGCTGGCCGGGGATGATCCGACCTTCAGAGTCCGCTTCGACGAGAACACAGGACAGAGGCTCATCTCGGGCATGGGAGAGCTGCACCTCGAGATCCTGGAGGAGAGGCTCAACAGCGAGTTCAATCTCAAGGTCCGCCTCGGTCGGCCCCAGGTGACCTATCGGGAGACGATCCGCCGATCGGTCCAGAGCGAGGGGCTCTTCGATCGCGCCACCGGCGGACGGGAGCATTACGGCCGCGTCGTCCTGTCGATCGTGCCTCGTCCCCGCGGGACCGGGCTCCGCTTCTTCTGGGCGCTGCCCGACGAGCGGATCCCCGAGATCTACCAAAGGGCGATTGAGCGGGCTGTCACCGACGCCGCCGAATCGGGCATCCAGTGGGGCTACCCGATCACCGATGTCCAGGTCGAGCTGATGGACGGCTCCTCGCACGAGGCCTACTCGTCCGAGCTGGCGTTCCGGTCAGCGACGCTCTCGGCCTTCCGCGATGGATGCCGGCGGGGCGAGCCGATCCTCCTCGAGCCGATCATGCAGCTCGAGATCCTCGTGCCGAAGGAGTTCGTCGGCAATGTGGTCAACTTGATCGCCGCCCGGGGGGGGCGGCTCCTGGGGACGCAACTCCGCGGCGATGTGCACATCCTGACCGCCGAGGCCCCCCTTTCCCGGATGTTCGGGTACGCGACAGACCTTCGCTCCTCGAGCCAGGGGAGGGCGACCCACTCGATGCTCTTCTCCCGCTTTGACGCGGTCGAGGCCCCTGAATCGTTTATGGCTTGA
- a CDS encoding bifunctional nuclease family protein, whose amino-acid sequence MVEVEVLSLAIDEKNQYPVVILQTLDGSRRLPIWIGPPEASAIAMEVAGKKFQRPLTHDLLLSVLKGLQAKVRRVEICDLKQNTFFAKITIEGQQGQVLSIDARPSDSIALALKAKAKIYAAEELLTDELDRLIQTEGPAKAPEQSDEQRAEELRRFIENLNPKDFGKYTF is encoded by the coding sequence ATGGTCGAGGTGGAAGTTCTGAGTCTCGCCATCGACGAGAAGAACCAGTACCCCGTCGTGATCCTCCAGACCCTCGACGGGTCGCGGAGGCTGCCGATCTGGATCGGGCCTCCCGAGGCGAGCGCGATCGCGATGGAGGTGGCGGGGAAGAAGTTCCAGCGTCCCCTCACGCACGATCTGCTTCTGAGCGTGCTCAAGGGCCTGCAGGCGAAAGTGCGGAGGGTCGAGATCTGCGACCTGAAGCAGAACACGTTCTTCGCCAAGATCACGATCGAAGGGCAGCAGGGGCAGGTCCTGAGCATCGATGCGCGGCCCAGCGACTCGATCGCCCTCGCGCTTAAGGCGAAGGCGAAGATCTACGCCGCTGAGGAGCTCCTGACCGATGAGCTCGACCGCCTGATCCAGACGGAGGGGCCCGCGAAGGCGCCGGAGCAGAGCGACGAGCAAAGGGCGGAGGAACTGCGGCGCTTCATCGAGAACCTCAATCCCAAGGACTTCGGAAAGTACACCTTCTAG
- a CDS encoding tetratricopeptide repeat protein: protein MRRLGTIIGPRVGRGMLPFALGCLFGACAILGGVRCASSPSPRESADQEIDDLVLGKVAGREFTVSDMKKKIHWQFRAVGEGMGFGTVKQHREIFEDAIDQLALVAFGERKGLQKEQEFKDILELSRRYVLAERVMQKEVRDKEVPTEEEIQSYFEQNQGDFKIPVRVQIAHVLARTKADAERARARVLRGESVGAVAREMSVDEPSKRNGGVLGWVTATSGAGHLGVVPAINAAAVQLKKGEVSEPVPVGEQWSVIYAIDRTEVQPRSLDAEVRGQILRRVQTRKHNELYDALMARLKKDYGVELMADNWARYARTLLSEDDLFAGAQQETDPAVKVGYYEEVVRRYGDSPRAPQAQFMVGFVRADEQREYRKAREAFEAFLRDYPDHDLAASARWMIENMDKPNPDPRELGSIRSRAGAP, encoded by the coding sequence ATGCGAAGACTCGGCACGATCATCGGCCCCAGGGTGGGGCGAGGCATGCTTCCTTTCGCGCTGGGTTGCCTCTTCGGCGCCTGCGCGATCCTGGGCGGCGTGCGTTGCGCGAGCTCCCCGTCCCCGCGCGAATCGGCTGACCAGGAGATCGACGATCTCGTCCTCGGCAAGGTCGCGGGAAGGGAGTTCACGGTCTCGGACATGAAGAAGAAGATCCACTGGCAGTTTCGAGCGGTGGGCGAGGGAATGGGATTCGGGACCGTCAAGCAGCACCGGGAGATCTTCGAGGACGCGATCGATCAGCTTGCCCTGGTCGCCTTCGGAGAACGGAAAGGCCTGCAGAAGGAACAGGAGTTCAAGGACATCCTGGAGCTCTCGAGACGCTACGTGCTGGCCGAGAGAGTGATGCAGAAGGAAGTGCGCGACAAGGAAGTCCCGACCGAGGAGGAGATCCAGAGCTACTTCGAGCAGAACCAGGGGGATTTCAAGATCCCCGTGCGCGTGCAGATCGCCCACGTGCTCGCCAGGACGAAGGCGGACGCGGAGCGTGCCCGGGCGAGGGTCCTGCGAGGAGAGTCGGTGGGCGCCGTCGCCCGGGAGATGTCGGTCGATGAGCCGTCCAAGAGAAACGGCGGAGTCCTCGGCTGGGTGACCGCCACCTCGGGGGCCGGACACCTCGGGGTGGTCCCCGCGATCAACGCCGCCGCCGTCCAGCTCAAGAAGGGGGAGGTCAGCGAACCGGTCCCGGTGGGGGAGCAGTGGTCGGTCATCTATGCGATCGACCGCACCGAGGTTCAGCCCCGCTCTCTCGATGCGGAGGTGCGCGGGCAGATCCTCAGGCGCGTCCAGACCCGCAAGCACAACGAGCTCTACGACGCCCTCATGGCCCGGCTCAAGAAGGACTACGGCGTCGAGCTCATGGCCGACAACTGGGCGCGCTACGCGCGCACGCTGCTCTCGGAGGACGATCTGTTCGCCGGGGCCCAGCAGGAGACCGATCCGGCCGTGAAGGTCGGATACTATGAGGAGGTCGTCCGGCGCTACGGCGACAGCCCGCGCGCTCCGCAAGCGCAGTTCATGGTGGGTTTCGTGCGGGCGGACGAGCAGAGGGAGTACCGCAAGGCGCGCGAGGCGTTCGAGGCATTCCTGCGAGACTACCCGGACCATGACCTCGCGGCATCCGCGCGATGGATGATTGAGAATATGGACAAGCCGAATCCCGATCCAAGGGAGTTGGGATCGATCCGCAGCCGCGCCGGGGCTCCCTGA
- a CDS encoding 50S ribosomal protein L9, whose amino-acid sequence MEVILLEEIDGLGRRGDKVAVSHGYARNYLLPRKLALPATSAGASIFMESERVKQARHDRLRVQAERVAAKLNKASVTVFMQAGEDDRLFGSVTAGDIAERLVSEGFEVDKRTIHLDEPLKALGAYNVRVKLHPDVEAKVRVWVKKEGLA is encoded by the coding sequence ATGGAAGTCATACTATTGGAGGAGATCGACGGCCTCGGCCGGCGCGGGGACAAGGTCGCGGTCTCGCACGGCTACGCCAGGAACTACCTGCTTCCCCGCAAGCTGGCCCTCCCGGCGACCAGCGCGGGCGCTAGCATCTTCATGGAGAGCGAGCGGGTCAAGCAGGCCCGTCACGACCGGTTGCGAGTCCAGGCGGAGAGGGTGGCGGCCAAGCTGAACAAAGCCTCCGTGACGGTGTTCATGCAGGCGGGGGAGGATGATCGGCTGTTCGGATCGGTCACGGCGGGCGACATCGCCGAACGGCTGGTCTCGGAGGGGTTCGAGGTCGACAAGAGGACGATCCACCTCGATGAGCCACTGAAGGCCCTCGGCGCCTACAACGTCCGGGTGAAGCTCCATCCCGACGTCGAGGCGAAGGTTCGCGTCTGGGTCAAGAAGGAGGGACTCGCCTAG